One window from the genome of Aptenodytes patagonicus chromosome 4, bAptPat1.pri.cur, whole genome shotgun sequence encodes:
- the TIFA gene encoding TRAF-interacting protein with FHA domain-containing protein A, with translation MMTSFERAETEETVTCLHMTFYHPCQDNKMMFRCLNFCKREQVRADEMAKFGRDSNVCRYNLVDTRVSRIQFSLQFYRKLNSSQFCFEIKNMSKKTKLIVDQTELGYLNKIDLPWKCIICFGDYQILAEVQEGESVDYFETRLHLAEVPILQERCLPSLQPIPENGISSSMFPSQGKSPIEIDENESC, from the coding sequence ATGATGACCTCTTTTGAAAGAGCTGAAACTGAAGAAACAGTAACATGCCTCCACATGACCTTTTACCATCCTTGCCAAGACAACAAGATGATGTTTCGTTGCTTGAATTTCTGTAAGCGAGAACAGGTCAGGGCAGATGAAATGGCCAAGTTTGGCCGCGATTCTAACGTCTGCCGTTATAACTTAGTGGATACTCGTGTTTCTCGGATTCAGTTTTCATTGCAGTTTTACAGAAAACTGAACAGCTCACAATTTTGTTTTGAGATAAAGAACAtgagcaagaaaacaaaactgattgTGGACCAAACAGAACTGGGTTACTTAAACAAAATCGACCTGCCCTGGAAGTGCATCATTTGTTTTGGGGACTACCAGATTTTAGCAGAGGTTCAAGAAGGGGAGTCTGTGGATTATTTCGAGACTCGTTTACACTTGGCTGAAGTGCCCATCTTGCAAGAAAGATGCCTGCCATCGCTGCAACCTATACCAGAGAATGGCATTTCTTCTTCCATGTTTCCTTCCCAAGGCAAGAGCCCCATAGAGATTGATGAAAATGAGTCATGCTAG